The following are encoded in a window of Thermoproteota archaeon genomic DNA:
- a CDS encoding 2OG-Fe(II) oxygenase, with protein MDDEDSERALCLVKEGKTPALILKNFYSKELCDIVSTRVLDHFSKKKFYNSKIGVSLVSLRNDKEEYFRRADSIRNLIQSIFEGIEDPRKKIHEEIKKIGKINSIDIAKENDSKYACGIIRTHNNESNSSLHRDNVSFEAPGFDVCSLENQISFVLPFQSSDKGGELQVFHQKWEKTDERFRKIDFGYYDRVIKPNTGSVKIKPIKGDLIIINPNFYHRIQPVSGKKTRITLNMFGGFLPGKNEILTWS; from the coding sequence ATGGATGATGAAGACTCAGAAAGAGCATTATGCCTAGTGAAAGAAGGGAAAACTCCTGCATTGATTCTAAAAAATTTTTATTCAAAAGAATTGTGTGATATCGTTTCAACTAGAGTTTTAGATCATTTTTCAAAAAAGAAATTTTATAATAGTAAAATCGGGGTATCGTTGGTTTCTTTACGTAATGATAAAGAAGAATACTTTAGGAGAGCAGATTCTATTCGGAATTTAATTCAAAGTATTTTTGAAGGCATTGAAGATCCTAGAAAAAAAATCCATGAAGAAATAAAAAAAATTGGCAAAATCAACAGCATAGACATTGCAAAGGAAAATGATTCAAAATATGCATGTGGGATAATTAGGACTCATAACAATGAATCAAATTCATCCCTACATAGAGACAATGTAAGTTTTGAGGCACCGGGATTTGATGTATGCAGTCTTGAAAATCAAATATCATTTGTTTTACCGTTTCAGTCATCAGATAAAGGAGGAGAATTACAAGTATTTCATCAAAAGTGGGAAAAAACAGATGAAAGGTTCAGAAAAATAGATTTTGGATACTATGATAGAGTCATAAAACCAAATACGGGATCAGTCAAAATCAAACCAATCAAAGGAGATTTGATAATTATCAACCCAAATTTCTATCATAGAATACAGCCAGTATCAGGTAAAAAAACACGAATTACTTTGAACATGTTTGGTGGATTTTTACCGGGA
- a CDS encoding transcription factor TFIIB: protein MIHKEDCGRLELITDYGTGEVNCKNCGSVINEKPMEVISSFKTNDDGVEINQTGPPTSIKFADMGLSTLIGSVNKDSTGKFLNGENKRIFHRLRIWDKRSVSKSHNASYSKAFTLLDSLKTKLSLPESVVQKSALMYRKSVTKKILVGRSTAEILCSLVYLACRLSNTPRSIQDISEAANIKKKSLQRIYRMLLRELDIKPETFSPTDFVNKISYQVNASEQSRRLAIDILAESMKLGMCEGKNPVGLASASVYLATAKYAESVSQTDISNASGISAVTIRERAKLLKQVADKMEARN, encoded by the coding sequence ATGATTCACAAAGAAGACTGTGGCAGATTAGAATTAATTACAGATTACGGTACAGGCGAAGTCAACTGTAAAAACTGTGGCTCTGTCATTAATGAAAAGCCTATGGAAGTAATTTCTAGTTTTAAAACAAATGATGATGGAGTTGAAATAAATCAAACCGGTCCACCCACAAGTATTAAATTTGCAGATATGGGACTTTCTACATTAATTGGGAGTGTAAATAAAGACTCTACTGGAAAATTTCTTAATGGAGAGAATAAAAGAATATTTCACAGACTAAGAATTTGGGACAAACGCTCAGTCAGTAAATCACATAACGCATCATACTCTAAGGCATTTACTCTTTTAGATTCACTCAAGACAAAATTATCACTCCCAGAGTCTGTTGTCCAGAAATCTGCCCTCATGTATCGAAAGAGTGTTACAAAAAAGATACTTGTTGGAAGATCTACTGCAGAGATTCTTTGCTCGTTGGTATATTTGGCCTGCAGATTAAGCAATACTCCTCGCTCTATTCAGGATATTTCTGAAGCCGCAAATATCAAGAAGAAGTCATTGCAGAGAATATACAGAATGCTACTAAGGGAGCTTGACATCAAACCAGAGACTTTTAGTCCAACTGACTTTGTCAACAAAATATCCTATCAGGTAAACGCATCAGAGCAATCAAGAAGACTTGCAATAGACATCCTAGCAGAGTCAATGAAATTAGGAATGTGTGAAGGCAAAAACCCAGTTGGACTGGCCTCAGCTTCGGTGTACTTGGCTACTGCAAAATATGCAGAATCAGTATCCCAAACAGATATTTCAAATGCATCTGGAATAAGTGCAGTAACAATTAGAGAGAGAGCTAAATTACTAAAACAAGTCGCAGATAAAATGGAGGCAAGGAATTGA